A window from Actinomycetospora corticicola encodes these proteins:
- a CDS encoding cytochrome P450 — MPELPLSRPDPITPPPEHAELRQAGVVRIATAFGPAWYVTSAELAVAVLADPRLDLTPPGTEVDVRASLFQDGPAHARLRRLVAGAFRPARVASLAPRLEALAEEYVDRAVAAGPPVDLVEALAAPLPVAVIGELIGLPPAQRERFRGIVDAALVADPMSGDTTAWDALGGFVAELVAARRAAPADDLLGDLLAPRDADDGRLDDEELVALVQVLLAAGTLTVRNALVQAVVRLLDEGRFAELDGGDVPALVEEVVRRAGTEPFPRFASEEFVLGDVTVAAGDLVLVSLEAANHDPARFPDPLSFRPGRREQHLGFGHGPHFRLGAALARAELAAVLPVLARRLPGLRLDVPIGEIPWHRGLVDHGPLALPVRW; from the coding sequence GTGCCGGAGCTTCCGCTGTCCCGGCCCGACCCGATCACTCCCCCACCCGAGCACGCGGAGCTGCGGCAGGCCGGGGTCGTGCGCATCGCGACGGCGTTCGGGCCCGCCTGGTACGTGACCTCCGCCGAACTCGCCGTCGCCGTCCTCGCCGATCCCCGCCTGGACCTCACCCCGCCGGGCACGGAGGTCGACGTGCGGGCGTCGCTGTTCCAGGACGGACCCGCCCACGCGCGGCTGCGTCGCCTCGTCGCGGGCGCCTTCCGGCCGGCGCGGGTCGCGTCGCTGGCGCCTCGTCTCGAAGCGCTCGCGGAGGAGTACGTGGACCGGGCCGTCGCAGCCGGCCCACCGGTCGACCTGGTCGAGGCGCTCGCGGCGCCGTTGCCGGTCGCGGTGATCGGCGAGCTGATCGGCCTCCCGCCGGCGCAGCGCGAGCGCTTCCGGGGAATCGTCGACGCTGCGCTCGTCGCCGACCCGATGAGCGGCGACACCACGGCGTGGGACGCGCTCGGCGGGTTCGTCGCGGAGCTGGTCGCAGCCCGGCGAGCTGCTCCGGCGGACGATCTGCTCGGTGATCTCCTCGCCCCCCGCGACGCCGACGACGGCCGACTCGACGACGAGGAGCTGGTCGCACTGGTGCAGGTCCTCCTGGCAGCGGGGACGCTCACGGTGCGGAACGCCCTGGTACAGGCCGTGGTGCGACTCCTGGACGAGGGCCGCTTCGCGGAGCTCGACGGCGGGGACGTGCCGGCGCTGGTCGAGGAGGTCGTGCGCCGCGCGGGCACGGAGCCGTTCCCGCGGTTCGCGTCGGAGGAGTTCGTCCTGGGCGACGTGACGGTGGCGGCGGGCGACCTGGTGCTGGTGTCGCTGGAGGCCGCGAACCACGACCCGGCGCGCTTCCCCGACCCGCTGTCGTTCCGCCCCGGGCGGCGGGAGCAGCACCTCGGCTTCGGCCACGGACCGCACTTCCGCCTCGGCGCGGCGCTCGCCCGGGCGGAGCTGGCCGCGGTGCTCCCGGTCCTGGCGCGACGACTGCCCGGACTGCGGCTCGACGTACCGATCGGCGAGATTCCCTGGCACCGCGGACTCGTCGACCACGGACCGCTGGCACTGCCGGTGCGGTGGTGA
- a CDS encoding 2OG-Fe(II) oxygenase — protein MTLDQLALPDDVDDPLGTALDEQGVATLPGLLDEGTCRDLAAMFDDDERFRSTVVMARHSFGEGRYRYFADPLPDVVAELRTGLYPRLAAVANRWAGILDEPGYPATHAEYRAQCAAAGQTKPTPLLLRYGPTGYNCLHQDLYGDLVFPLQVLVMLSEPDVEFTGGESVFVEQRPRQQSKATVVRPRQGDAVVFPVHHRPRRGTRGHHRVQMRHGVSTVHSGSRHVLGLIFHDAA, from the coding sequence GTGACCCTCGATCAGCTCGCCCTGCCCGACGACGTCGATGACCCCCTCGGGACCGCCCTCGACGAGCAGGGCGTCGCGACGCTGCCCGGCCTGCTCGACGAAGGGACCTGTCGGGACCTGGCGGCCATGTTCGACGACGACGAGCGCTTCCGGTCCACCGTCGTGATGGCGCGACACTCCTTCGGCGAGGGCCGCTACCGCTACTTCGCCGACCCGCTCCCGGACGTCGTCGCCGAGCTGCGCACCGGCCTCTACCCGCGCCTCGCCGCCGTGGCGAACCGCTGGGCCGGCATCCTCGACGAGCCGGGCTATCCCGCCACGCACGCCGAGTACCGCGCGCAGTGCGCCGCCGCGGGGCAGACGAAGCCGACGCCGCTGCTGCTGCGGTACGGACCGACCGGCTACAACTGCCTGCACCAGGACCTCTACGGCGACCTCGTCTTCCCCCTGCAGGTCCTGGTGATGCTGAGCGAACCGGATGTCGAGTTCACCGGCGGGGAGAGCGTCTTCGTCGAGCAGCGGCCGCGGCAGCAGTCGAAGGCCACCGTCGTGCGTCCGCGACAGGGCGACGCGGTCGTGTTCCCGGTGCACCACCGCCCCCGGCGCGGGACCCGCGGACATCACCGGGTGCAGATGCGCCACGGGGTGTCGACGGTGCACAGCGGATCACGGCACGTCCTCGGCCTGATCTTCCACGACGCGGCGTGA
- a CDS encoding class I SAM-dependent methyltransferase, translated as MTVRLEREQRTMLWTLTMHAHDAASAHPILGDRYAADLLARVDDPPDLGLSLGGNTPLICARAKLIDDAARTWLAQHDEAVVLHLGCGLDSRVLRLDPGPGVRWFDVDQEPVIDLRRRLYASAPSTTVAGDVTDPSFFEQFPDDGPRLVIAEGLLMYLDPTGVRAVIDGALTPGSTLVADTVAPWVTWVAGLQPAMRAADTSFRSSTADLARVAPRLVDEQSLVDATATRTDGLTSTTVRLFALVPHARYAMVLQRYETP; from the coding sequence ATGACGGTCCGGCTGGAACGCGAACAGCGCACGATGCTGTGGACGTTGACGATGCACGCCCACGACGCCGCGTCCGCGCATCCGATCCTGGGTGACCGCTACGCCGCCGACCTGCTCGCCCGCGTCGACGACCCACCGGACCTCGGGCTGAGCCTCGGCGGCAACACCCCGCTGATCTGCGCGCGGGCGAAGCTCATCGACGACGCGGCGCGGACGTGGCTGGCGCAGCACGACGAGGCGGTGGTGCTGCACCTCGGGTGTGGGCTGGACAGCCGGGTGCTGCGGCTCGACCCTGGGCCGGGCGTGCGGTGGTTCGACGTCGACCAGGAGCCGGTCATCGACCTGCGGCGCCGCCTCTACGCCTCGGCACCCTCGACCACCGTCGCGGGTGACGTCACCGACCCGTCGTTCTTCGAGCAGTTCCCCGACGACGGGCCTCGCCTCGTGATCGCCGAGGGCCTCCTCATGTACCTCGATCCGACGGGGGTGAGAGCCGTGATCGACGGCGCGTTGACGCCGGGGAGCACGCTCGTAGCGGACACGGTCGCCCCGTGGGTCACGTGGGTGGCGGGCCTGCAGCCGGCGATGCGGGCCGCGGACACGAGCTTCCGGTCGTCGACGGCCGACCTCGCGCGGGTCGCTCCGAGGCTCGTCGACGAGCAGTCCCTCGTCGACGCGACGGCCACCCGGACCGACGGGCTGACGTCCACGACGGTCCGGCTCTTCGCCTTGGTGCCTCACGCGCGCTACGCCATGGTCCTACAACGATACGAGACTCCTTGA
- a CDS encoding DUF5615 family PIN-like protein encodes MSAERLLLDEMFSPQLAQALHDDGFDVRAVAGDPSLAAASDVDVATWAARDGRRVLTENVRDYVPLVSALEPPLRLLLTSSRRYPRSRRNPAPLLKALTDWLGAGVDRGPIEWLP; translated from the coding sequence ATGAGCGCCGAACGACTGTTGCTCGACGAGATGTTCTCCCCGCAGCTTGCGCAGGCTCTTCATGACGACGGGTTCGACGTCCGGGCGGTCGCGGGCGATCCGTCGTTGGCGGCTGCGTCCGACGTCGACGTGGCCACGTGGGCTGCTCGCGACGGTCGGCGGGTGCTCACCGAGAACGTGCGCGACTACGTCCCGCTCGTGTCCGCCCTGGAGCCTCCGCTCCGGCTGCTCCTCACCAGCTCACGCAGGTACCCCCGCTCGCGGCGCAACCCGGCGCCGCTGCTGAAGGCGCTGACCGACTGGCTCGGCGCCGGGGTCGACCGCGGGCCGATCGAGTGGCTCCCGTAG
- a CDS encoding VOC family protein, whose protein sequence is MTSMFVNLPVTDLDRSKAFYESLGFRINPAFTDHNAACVVVEEDHNFFMLLMRDFFQTFTDRPIGDPSKDVSVATALMLDSRDAVDATVAAGLGSGGTEARPASDYGFMYQRQLTDPDGNVLEFGWMDPKAVEQGPEAFMADQQG, encoded by the coding sequence ATGACCAGCATGTTCGTCAACCTGCCCGTGACCGACCTCGACCGGTCGAAGGCCTTCTACGAGTCGCTCGGGTTCCGGATCAACCCGGCCTTCACCGACCACAACGCGGCGTGCGTGGTCGTGGAGGAGGACCACAACTTCTTCATGCTGCTCATGCGCGACTTCTTCCAGACCTTCACCGACCGCCCCATCGGCGACCCGTCGAAGGACGTCTCGGTGGCCACCGCGCTGATGCTCGACAGCCGGGACGCCGTGGACGCCACCGTCGCTGCCGGCCTCGGGAGCGGCGGCACCGAGGCCCGTCCGGCCTCGGACTACGGGTTCATGTACCAGCGCCAGCTCACCGACCCCGACGGCAACGTCCTCGAGTTCGGCTGGATGGACCCGAAGGCCGTCGAGCAGGGCCCCGAGGCGTTCATGGCCGACCAGCAGGGCTGA
- a CDS encoding winged helix-turn-helix transcriptional regulator, with product MAPREYGQYDGVTRALELVGERWALLIVRDLLVGPRRNGELAAGLPRIPSNILAARLKELQAAGIIRRVPRSRVIIYELTPYGRELEPIVLSLSAWGFKALGDPREEQVITPDSMTMALRSAFRAQVAASFPATAYAARLGPAELLIRVDGPSLEVARGDGPADLAFAAGTDIRRVLSGELAPERAIADGVVEVIRGPGVLLDRFAETFHLAA from the coding sequence ATGGCGCCGCGGGAGTACGGGCAGTACGACGGGGTCACGCGGGCGCTCGAGCTCGTCGGCGAGCGGTGGGCCCTGCTCATCGTGCGTGACCTGCTCGTCGGACCCCGGCGCAACGGCGAGCTCGCCGCGGGCCTGCCGCGCATCCCGAGCAACATCCTCGCGGCCCGGCTCAAGGAGCTGCAGGCGGCCGGGATCATCCGTCGGGTGCCGCGCTCGCGGGTGATCATCTACGAGCTCACGCCGTACGGCCGCGAGCTCGAGCCGATCGTGCTCAGCCTGTCGGCGTGGGGGTTCAAGGCGCTGGGCGACCCGCGGGAGGAGCAGGTCATCACCCCCGACTCCATGACGATGGCCCTGCGCTCGGCCTTCCGCGCGCAGGTGGCGGCGTCGTTCCCGGCGACGGCGTACGCCGCCCGCCTCGGCCCGGCGGAACTGCTGATCCGGGTGGACGGGCCGTCGCTGGAAGTGGCGCGGGGTGACGGTCCGGCCGATCTCGCCTTCGCCGCCGGCACCGACATCCGCCGCGTCCTGTCCGGCGAGCTCGCGCCGGAGCGGGCGATCGCGGACGGCGTCGTCGAGGTGATCCGCGGCCCCGGGGTGCTGCTCGACCGTTTCGCGGAGACGTTCCACCTGGCGGCGTGA
- a CDS encoding helix-turn-helix domain-containing protein gives MVRVPLTPDERERGARLGEVLRAARGLRSMTEVAAAVGMPVETLRKIESGRVPTPAFFTIAALATELSLPLDELVRACRPAPEISRSA, from the coding sequence ATGGTGCGCGTGCCGCTGACCCCGGACGAACGTGAACGAGGGGCCCGACTGGGTGAGGTGCTGCGCGCCGCACGCGGCCTGCGGTCGATGACCGAGGTGGCCGCGGCGGTCGGGATGCCGGTCGAGACGCTGCGCAAGATCGAGTCGGGCCGCGTGCCGACGCCGGCGTTCTTCACGATCGCGGCCCTCGCGACGGAGCTGTCGCTGCCGCTGGACGAGCTCGTCCGGGCCTGCCGACCGGCGCCGGAGATCTCCCGGTCGGCTTGA
- a CDS encoding TetR family transcriptional regulator C-terminal domain-containing protein: MPKKVDHHARRTLLSDALMRVAARRGLEDVSLRHVAAEAGVTAGMVQHYFRTKDEMMVFALGAVRERVERRLADGPEPEDSRRRVEALLVQLLPLDEERTLEAHVSLAFQAYAAVKPDIAVELRADTARMRAGLAVWLGDAPLHATGLLALVEGLSLQVLGQHLSGDEALAVLRSQLDLVLG; the protein is encoded by the coding sequence GTGCCGAAGAAGGTCGATCACCACGCACGCCGGACGCTGCTGTCCGACGCCCTGATGCGGGTCGCGGCCCGCCGTGGACTCGAGGACGTGAGCCTGCGCCACGTCGCGGCCGAGGCGGGCGTGACCGCCGGGATGGTCCAGCACTACTTCCGCACGAAGGACGAGATGATGGTCTTCGCGCTGGGTGCGGTGCGGGAACGTGTGGAGCGTCGGCTCGCCGACGGGCCGGAGCCGGAGGATTCCCGACGACGGGTCGAGGCGCTCCTCGTGCAGCTCCTGCCTCTCGACGAGGAGCGCACGCTGGAGGCGCACGTCAGCCTCGCGTTCCAGGCCTACGCGGCGGTGAAGCCGGACATCGCCGTCGAGCTGCGCGCCGACACCGCACGGATGCGTGCGGGGCTCGCGGTGTGGCTCGGGGACGCGCCGCTGCATGCCACCGGACTCCTGGCACTGGTGGAGGGCCTGTCCCTGCAGGTCCTCGGGCAGCATCTGTCGGGCGACGAGGCGCTCGCCGTGCTCCGGAGTCAGCTCGACCTCGTGCTGGGCTGA
- a CDS encoding DUF4253 domain-containing protein encodes MSLSDTAPGIVELHGTPDPTSYRRLLDDVGRTRRCPVLFGFRAVESAGGMPVPDDPWAAVDATDAHAVLEDWWPGPYTQDCLCLDPWVDAFPPRPDGGPDRSRDATTLRAAAACAHDLGPYSDLAVIDAARPADVPLAVRWSGPCNYPRIDLVGLTAVLRSWEDRFGAMLVRLDGATLTLTVAHPPRTTAEAEALAAEHFAFCSDQQDPQNGTVLTPRSYAATIRGADTWRFWWD; translated from the coding sequence GTGAGCCTCTCTGACACCGCGCCCGGGATCGTCGAGCTCCACGGGACGCCGGATCCGACGTCGTATCGCCGCCTGCTCGACGACGTCGGGCGCACCCGCCGTTGCCCGGTCCTCTTCGGCTTCCGCGCCGTGGAGAGTGCCGGCGGCATGCCGGTGCCCGACGACCCGTGGGCGGCGGTCGACGCGACCGACGCCCACGCGGTGCTCGAGGACTGGTGGCCGGGGCCCTACACGCAGGACTGCCTCTGCCTCGACCCCTGGGTGGACGCGTTCCCGCCCCGTCCCGACGGCGGGCCCGACCGGTCGCGGGACGCCACGACCCTCCGGGCGGCCGCAGCGTGCGCCCACGACCTGGGCCCGTACTCGGACCTGGCGGTGATCGACGCGGCGCGGCCGGCGGACGTGCCGCTCGCGGTGCGGTGGTCGGGCCCGTGCAACTACCCACGGATCGACCTGGTCGGCCTCACCGCCGTGCTCCGCAGTTGGGAGGACCGTTTCGGGGCGATGCTCGTGCGGCTCGACGGCGCCACCCTGACGCTCACCGTCGCCCACCCGCCGCGCACTACCGCCGAGGCCGAGGCGCTCGCGGCGGAGCACTTCGCGTTCTGCTCGGACCAGCAGGACCCGCAGAACGGCACCGTGCTCACGCCGCGGTCGTACGCCGCGACGATCCGCGGGGCGGACACCTGGCGCTTCTGGTGGGACTGA
- a CDS encoding SEC-C domain-containing protein: MAPALTEDDLTGISSDAIASDDPRPYIDQLVAAVDEDRLAEPDLASYALGLAADLAEGLHDGDLALSLSARSVSAARGSSDENWTRARHAELLLQFGREDEGMRELHALRPQLTRDEMASVYVTEALLENDRAELAEEWLTAALVTAVQIVERAEPGPPSDEAREIESALAVRRFHVRRDLGLPYDEADAVAEQMDDNGPDYIYWPQTAFDRLLQAQPDAAEELGATWDEHRAMIERDLQESDPTDLPFVEVGTPDLLAALLADDEDAAPAPGPELEWPPGRNDPCWCGSGAKYKKCCLPRGRA; the protein is encoded by the coding sequence GTGGCACCCGCACTGACCGAGGACGACCTCACCGGCATCAGCTCCGACGCGATCGCCTCGGACGACCCCCGGCCGTACATCGACCAGCTGGTGGCCGCGGTCGACGAGGACCGGCTCGCCGAACCCGACCTCGCCTCCTACGCCCTCGGACTGGCGGCCGACCTCGCCGAGGGCCTGCACGACGGGGACCTCGCGCTGTCGCTCTCGGCGCGGTCGGTGAGCGCGGCGCGGGGCTCGAGCGACGAGAACTGGACGCGCGCCCGGCACGCGGAGCTCCTGCTGCAGTTCGGACGGGAGGACGAGGGCATGCGCGAGCTGCACGCCCTCCGTCCGCAGCTCACCCGCGACGAGATGGCGAGTGTGTACGTCACCGAGGCGCTCCTCGAGAACGACCGAGCCGAGCTCGCCGAGGAGTGGTTGACGGCAGCGCTCGTCACTGCGGTGCAGATCGTCGAGCGGGCGGAACCGGGACCACCGTCCGACGAGGCACGGGAGATCGAGTCCGCCTTGGCGGTCCGCCGCTTTCATGTTCGGCGGGACCTCGGGCTCCCCTACGACGAGGCCGACGCTGTCGCCGAACAGATGGACGACAACGGTCCCGACTACATCTACTGGCCGCAGACCGCCTTCGACCGGCTCCTGCAGGCGCAGCCGGACGCGGCCGAGGAGCTCGGGGCCACCTGGGACGAGCACCGCGCGATGATCGAGCGCGACCTGCAGGAGAGCGACCCGACGGACCTGCCGTTCGTCGAGGTCGGCACGCCCGACCTGCTCGCGGCCCTCCTCGCCGACGACGAGGACGCCGCCCCGGCGCCCGGGCCCGAGCTGGAGTGGCCGCCCGGGCGGAACGACCCGTGCTGGTGCGGCTCGGGCGCCAAGTACAAGAAGTGCTGCCTCCCGCGCGGACGCGCCTGA
- a CDS encoding DUF6069 family protein has protein sequence MSVLTAPAATTTRTASLILGGLAATVAASIATSAVATAGLAVGISLDVAGAPIPVPGFASLTAIFSVIGLVLALVLARTARSPRTAFVRTTVVLTALSLVPDVLVDAATATKLLLMVTHLVAAAIVIPVIARRLAA, from the coding sequence ATGTCCGTCCTCACCGCTCCCGCCGCCACCACCACCCGCACCGCCTCGCTGATCCTCGGCGGGCTCGCCGCCACCGTCGCCGCGTCGATCGCGACCTCGGCCGTCGCCACCGCGGGCCTCGCCGTCGGGATCAGCCTCGACGTCGCCGGCGCCCCCATCCCGGTGCCCGGCTTCGCCTCGCTGACCGCCATCTTCTCGGTGATCGGCCTCGTGCTCGCCCTGGTCCTCGCCCGCACCGCGCGCAGCCCGCGCACCGCGTTCGTCCGCACGACCGTGGTGCTCACCGCGCTCTCGCTCGTGCCCGACGTCCTCGTCGACGCCGCGACGGCCACGAAGCTGCTGCTCATGGTCACCCACCTCGTCGCCGCGGCGATCGTGATCCCGGTGATCGCCCGCCGCCTCGCCGCCTGA
- the map gene encoding type I methionyl aminopeptidase, translating to MIEIKNRHEIELMREAGRITAQALQAAKAAATPGMSLKELDDVAAEVIAAAGAEPLFLNYRPSSASTPFPAVACISVNDAIVHGIPNSYVLQDGDLVSVDCGARLHGWSGDAAISFVVGEQRDDADQHLIDTTSAALQAGIDAAQPGNKIGDIAHAIGTVARGAGYGLMEGHGGHGIGREMHEAPHVPNEGRPNRGYRLRPGLVLAIEPMLIAGGTDEYREDDDGWTLRTVDGTRAAHVEHTVAITADGPQVLTSA from the coding sequence ATGATCGAGATCAAGAACCGCCACGAGATCGAGCTGATGCGCGAGGCCGGTCGGATCACCGCCCAGGCGCTGCAGGCGGCGAAGGCGGCGGCGACCCCCGGGATGTCGCTGAAGGAGCTCGACGACGTCGCCGCCGAGGTCATCGCGGCCGCCGGCGCCGAGCCGCTGTTCCTGAACTACCGGCCGAGCTCGGCCTCGACGCCCTTCCCGGCCGTCGCCTGCATCAGCGTCAACGACGCGATCGTCCACGGGATCCCGAACAGCTACGTGCTGCAGGACGGCGACCTCGTCAGCGTCGACTGCGGCGCACGCCTCCACGGCTGGAGCGGCGACGCGGCGATCAGCTTCGTCGTGGGGGAGCAGCGCGACGACGCCGATCAGCACCTCATCGACACGACGTCCGCCGCCCTCCAGGCCGGCATCGACGCCGCGCAGCCCGGCAACAAGATCGGCGACATCGCCCACGCCATCGGCACCGTCGCGCGCGGCGCCGGATACGGGCTGATGGAGGGCCACGGCGGGCACGGGATCGGCCGTGAGATGCACGAGGCCCCGCACGTGCCGAACGAGGGCCGGCCGAACCGGGGGTACCGGCTGCGCCCCGGCCTGGTCCTCGCGATCGAGCCGATGCTCATCGCCGGCGGCACCGACGAGTACCGCGAGGACGACGACGGGTGGACGCTCCGCACGGTCGACGGCACCCGCGCCGCGCATGTCGAGCACACGGTCGCGATCACCGCGGACGGGCCGCAGGTCCTCACGTCGGCCTGA